TGATAAACCGTCGCAGATTGTCGGTATAAAGGCTGACCCCCATTAAGGTGGCTAACTGAGAGTTGAGTGTGATGATGGAAAAGGGGGTGTGCGTGCGTGTGCCGGTACTTCAggatggagggagaagaagagcTTTAGCTTCTGCACCTCAGAAGGGGAGGGCATGGACTGGGAGCGCTGTGGGAGCGCAGGGCGGGCAGGGGAGAAGGTGACTGAGGCCTGCAGACCCGTTGACGCGGCCTGTGAAGGGTTTCCTACGGGGCCCCAACATTTGgatgtgtggggaaaaaaaatttgttttggaaCCTGTCTCCAAAttgccaaagaaaataaacaggtgggAGTAGGGCCAGAGCAGATATGTGAAATGCTCGGGTCGCTGGATGCcatgagatcagggctggaagaTTCCTCTTTGCCTCTGGGGAGTGTGGGGGACCTACAGGTTTCTGTGCCCTGAGCTGGAGCCCTGGTTTCTCGTTGAACCGGACTCCTCATTTCCTACGCCAGCATCGCTGTCTCCAGAATTCGCAACTTGAGGTCCAGATCCTTGGGAGCTCCCGCTGGCCCCTGCAGACCCCGCAGCCCTGGACGCAGATGCAGATGCCACACCCGGTTCTCTGAGGGCGCTGCCTCCCCTCGAGGAGGCTCTGTCCCCTGAGCTGAAGCCAAACGTGGTTGCACGGGAAGTAGAGGTTGCACGGGAAATAGAGACTGTGCTTGACGTCACAGCTGTGGGGAGACAGAAGGTGGGTAGGGCAGCTCTGGGCATGCCTACATGCCTTCTCAATCCCTAACACCCATCTCTCACAGAGCGTCGAGGGGCAGCTCCCTGAAGCGTCTCATAAAGCAACAATGGCCACCAATGCCAGGGCTCCCACCGGCTCCCAATGCCGGATGCCCATCCCTCCATCGGGGCCATCTCTCCACCACCAGACTCAGGGGGTCCTGAAGGCAGGACCTCCGCTTCCCCCGCCTGGAGGTGAGCATGCGATCCTAGATGCAAAGGGAACCTCAGAGCTCCTCTATTCGAATCCCCTCCTTGGGACCGCAAGACAAGACCACACAGCCAGTGTCCACACAGTGAGGTCagggccccagcccccaggctcctATCGGAGGGCTCTTTCCTCCTTTTGTCAAGAAAGGGCAAGGGTGACTCCCGACTGGCCAGCGAAGGGGAGCCCGCCGTTACTCACCGTAGCTCACACTGTTGGTGACTTCTCCAGACAGCCTGTTGGCACAGAAACAATCAGAATGGTCAGTAAATCTTCTGACTGGGGCTCAGGGGAGGACCACTCCCAGAAGGAAGGAGACCCTTGGTCCGATGCATAATTTGTAATTGTCTCACTCTGAAAAATACTTGGGCCCCAGAATTGTGTCAGTTCCCCGCTGGAGTGACGAGGACAGCTGTCCTCCATTCCCCTGCCCGTGCTCCCCACCCGCAGGGGGCTCATCGCCACTGTTCCTGGACTCGCTCCACTGCTCCTCGCTCCCCCGgtcccccagcctggcccctctcCATCCCTTCCCCAGCCTGGGCTCAGTCAGCCTTGCCACACTGGGCAAAACTAAGGAAAGCTGTGTCTTTTTGCTCTGTCTTTCTCAAAGGCAGGGACATCTTCCCACTTTTCCTTTTGACCCAGAGGTCCAGAGGGAAAGTTTGGAGGAGTTAAGGACTCCATACAGGGCCTGGGGCTATGCTAATCACGGGCATTCTTGACAAAGGCCCCGATTAGACACCCGCCAACTATTGATGAAGCTCAGGTGTTGTCTCAGGAATGAGTGAGTTAATTCATTGTCCCATGATACAGGTGAGAAGGCTGACACAGGGTCACTACCGACGGGCACTCGCCCATCCTCTCCCCGCCTGGGCTGCTCACCTGCTCTCCTCGCCCTCCAGCAGCTTGTGGTAGGTGGCGATCTCCACGTCCAGGGACAGCTTGGCTCCCAGCAGCGCCTGGTAGTCGCGCAGCAGCCGGGCCAGCTCCCCCTTGGCCTGCTGCAGGGCGGCCTCCACCTCAGCCAGCTTGTCCTGAGCATCTTTAAGGGCCACCTCACCCTTCCACTCTGCCTGTAGGATGGCGTCTTGCAGGGCGGCGCTCTGCCAAGGGCCAATAGCAGGTGGTAAGTGGCGCACAGGAGATCAGGGACCTATCTGTACCTGACTGTGCTTCTCTCTTGCCCACCTTCATAATTTATTGTGGAAGATGtgagaatacagaaaaataggggaaaaaaatctatcatgAGCccacctccccacttcccccaaaGGCCACCACTGCCAATTTGGTGCCCCACCTGTTTCTTGAGGTTGGCGATTTCTGCCTGAAGTCTCTGGATGGCTCGGTTCAGCTCACTGACCTCCATCTTCATCACTTGGAGGTCATCACTCTTTCTCCCGGCAATGACCTGGAGGTCCTGGTACTGGAACCCGGAAAAGGCAAGAGTGAAAAGATAGCAAAGGGAGAGCCGACCCAGGGCTCCTCACCCCAGCTCTCTAAGTCTCTAAGTTCAACCAGGACTCGTAAGTCCTGCCCAGCCTGGTCATTGTGGCTGGAAGCAATCTCAAGAGGAGACCCATTCCTGTCTGCTGGGAATGTGTGGTCTAGCTGAGGGAACGGAACATTCCCATACAGCTTAGATAGGAACTAGCAAAGATCACCTACCCCAATCTAGACAAGAATACACCCTGGTCTGTCCTTCCCAGTCAGACCTGGAAGGGATCGATAGCAACAGGCCATCCACAATGGGAAGAAGGCTCCAACTATTTCATGTGTGGACCCGGCATTATTATTTCTGTCAAAGAACCACCATAAACTGCATTCCACTAAGCTGGGTATAAGGAAGGCCAGGCTTCCTGAAGATGTGCTTCCATAGACGTGGGCTGGGAAGGCAGCGGGGAGCATGTGCAGGTAGAAGGAAGCAGGCCTGCTTGAAACATTGCTTCCCACGGTTCATGGAATGAAGAGCTGACTGTACTGGTTTGAAAGCCACCTTGTTGTCTCCCATTGTGCCTGGGTCTGCAGCATTGAGTCAGCTACCCCTGCGTAGGACAGGCAAATCCCCAGGATGCCAGAGCCCTGGTAACTTCCAGTGGTAGCTGATCCCGAGACTTCCACAGTAGCCCTCCCCACTAATCTCCAGCACAGGACATATAAGGTCAGGTGACCCCACCAAACACAAAGCCAATGGAGCAGGTCAATCCCTAATGGCAGGAATGGGGACCCTACACACCCTCTGGCTATAACCCAGCACAGGATACTTCTCCAGGTACGCACTTTGGTCTGGTACAGGGCCTCGGCTTCAGCCTTGCTCCTCTGGGTGATTTCCTTGTACTGGGCCTTGACCTCAGAAAGGATGCTGTCCGGGTCCAGGTGCCGATTGTTGTCCATGGAGAGGACCACGTTGGTGGTGCTGACTGCCTGCTGTGCCTCGGCCAGCTCCTGTGCAGTAGGACAGGGGTGAGTCCTCAGGAAACACTCAGCACCCCCTTTTGGGTTCCCAGAGCCAACTCACCACCAGCCCCCCAGGGGCAGACCAGGGaaccttctcccttttccttggTTTTCCAAGCAGCCCAGGGGCTCCCAGAAAGCTTAAGCCCCAAACTTACGGCAGCATAGAGGACTTGCAGGAATTCGATCTCCTGCTGCAGGGCATCCACCTTGGCACTGAGGTCCACCTTGACCACGTAGGCACTGTCAACATcctaaaagaaaggaaggagcgGGCTCCAGGGGGCTAGAAGAACTTGACCTGCGCTGTCAGGATGCCAGAGGGAGAACAGCATCCATAGGCAAGCACTGAGGGAAGATCAATTCTCCACCCAGAAACTAGCAGAGTGGGGACAGTGCCAAGTGGATTTGGAGGCTGAGCGATGACATCCTTAAGAAGTTGAGAACAGGACTTTTGAGCTAGAAATCAATGTCTTCATTCTTATTATTTAATGCAGTCTTGTACCCAGCACTGTGCTGACCTGGAGGTTAACTGGGGTCGGAGATTATTCActgctgaggaaactgagcccagcGCCCAGCAGGGTGAGAATATCAGAACTGAGACCTAGGGGAGAAAGCCAGCCGCCTCACCTTCTTCAACACCACAAAGTCATTCTCAGCATTTGTCCTGCTGTTGATTTCTGCTTTGTATCTGGTGGGATTCAGTAGATAGGAAGACTGTTAGGTTTCAAGACATTCAGTTTTCTCTGCCCTGAACTTACATCCACAAACagattcacaagaaaaaaacaaacagaaagagatcCCAAGGATTCCTGTAAAGAGGCCAGTTCTAGGCCATAGCACTTCTTTCAGACCTAGACCTGGGAGCCACATGCATTTTGGCCCAACACCAACTGTCCCACCTTCGCCTGCTCACTCACTTCTTCTGGTATTCCTCCACGGAATCCTGGATGGTCTTCAGCTCTGCTTCCTGCCGGGTCTTCTCTGCCATGAACTTGTCCATCTGCCTCCTGAGGTTGCCGATATAGCCCTCCAAGACGGGCTGCAGGCTGGGGGTGCGAATGCTGACATCCAGCTGCTGCAGCAGCTCCCACTTGGTCTGTAGCACCTGGTTCTGCTGCTCCAGGAACCGCACCTGGAAACAGGAAGTCCACGGGCTCAGTCCCAGGAGACAGCCAGAGTGGGCTTGAGAAGTCCCTGCTGGCCTGGCAAGAGTGACGAGTGAGGCATTAATTCTCAACATGCTATGGTAGAGTTTAGTTAGCCCTATTATTTGGGTAGATTTCAGGTATGTGGAAACTGATAATTGCTTAGAGCAGGGGTGCTCAAACTCTAGAGAATATTAGAATCGATCACTTGGAAGGTCATACACAACATGGAGGACCAGGTGTCTTAATGCAGGATGGAGTCTAGGCTACCGAGATTCCTAGACTGTTTACCAAGATTCCTAGCTGATTCTGATTCCCTCCAAAGTATGAGAACCACTGGCCCAGATCATTTGGAAAGAGGAGATGTCAGAAGACTCATCAATAAGCCAACAAAACCACTCACTCTTGGGAATGTGCTTTTACCAAACAGCCTCGACTGTTTGATGCAGACAAAACAGTCCCTTTCCTCACCCTCCTCAGTGTTTTCCTCACATTGCAAGTGACAGTGCAATGAGTGGCAAAAGAGAAGAATTAACAGTTAATAAGTACCTCGAATTTTTTGAGCACCTTCCTGGTAAAGCGCGCGGGACACTTTCTCTGCACAGTGAGAAAACCtccgccctcctcctccccctcctcccgcccccatcTCACAGCACAGCAAACCAAAGAAGAACCTGGTTTAGTTCACTTTTTCCCCCAGCCAGAGCTTTAATGAAGCAGGAACCTGTACACTTTCCCACCTTGTCTTTTTTCAGCTtcattgaggtgtaattgacaataaaagtgtgatatatttaaagtgtacaacgtgatgatttgacaTGGGTATCCATCGTGAAAGGATTCCCGCAATCAAGttattaacacatccatcaccttgcatatttaccttttctttttcttttttggtgagaacacttaaattctactctctcagcaaatttcccTTATACAGTACAGCATTATCAAGCGTGGTCACCAAGAAAGAACAGAGTTCTTTAATGCACCATCTAACCTGGTAAGGCTGCCCTAACCCCAGAGCTCTGGGCACATTCGCCAGTTCTACTTTGCTTCTCACTGGCTTCTCCTGATGTTTCCCCGGCTCTGAGTGTATGCAGCAGTGCAAATCCCTAGCAGCTCCTACCTAAGGAAGAGCACCCTGGGAAAGGTGGGGGTAGGCAGAACTAGAGCCTTCCTCCCAGACAGTCCTGACCTTCCCAGTGGTGCAAACTCAGGATGCAGCCTTcctgcccctcacctccccccGGATTCAAAGTAAACCTCTATCCAAGGTTGGTCCGAGCAATTGTTTGGCATAGCTGGCATAAGAAGTCTGGCCTCATTTTGGTGTCGAGACTGGATGAGATCTGAAGGTCAGCGTTCTTCAGGGCTGTAAATGTCGTTCACCACTCCCAGCCTGACCAACAGCATTGAAAAATCACCTGGCCAAGTCATTTGCATGGGCCCCATGCTCCTTTTCCAGAGCCCATTAAATGGGCACTGTCTGATTTTTGTGGTCTCTGCTCTCTGGCTTTGAGAATGGAAATGTCAGCTTGCTCAGAGATAACCTCCTAGACACAGAATCCTGTGGCAACTTACGGGGAAGAAACCATTTGTCAACGTCAATGCATCCACTCACAAGACACCCACTGACCCATCCGACTTCTTTAAGCCTGGACCTGTCAGCCCGCTCTAACCTACTATGCATGCAGGAGGGATCACCTTTATTTCAGGGTGAGTCTGCAAGGCCCTCAGTTTGACTTGGCAGTGACAGGTTGCTGAGGGTCAGATCCAGTCTCCCAGGGAGGCTTGGAGAATGTGGGAAACAAAGTGGGCACCTTCCACCAGGGCCAACTTTAAGAGACAGGGACGGAACTAGTTGACCTCAGATAATCTAGACCTGCGCTGTCCGATACGGAAGCCACTGGCCACATTTCCACCATTGCAGAAAGACCTTTCTGCAGGTCCCTGGAATATTTCAGGCCTGGCTGGCCGGCCTCCAGGCATTAGCACTCACCTCGTCAATGAAGGAGGCGAACTTGTTGTTGAGTTCCTTGATCTGCTCCCGCTCCTGCTGCTTCACCTCCTGCGCCTCAGGGTCAATCTTCACATCCAGAGGCTCCAACAAGCTTTGGTTGGTTACAACTTCCTGGATGCCCCGAGGGCAGACTGCTGGGCCTGCAGACCCCAGACCTCCAAAACCACCTCCGAGGCCAAAGCCCACCCCACAGAGGCTGCCCCTCCCCAAACACGCACCCCTGAAGCTTCCCAGACTGCCACCAGGGCCCAGGCCTCCAGCTACACGGGTGGAGATGCTCTTGCTCCCACCAAGGCTGATGAGACTCCGACTACTGTAACCTCCAGGGCGGGCAGAGCCGTGGCAGCCGCCGCTGCTCTTGCGGACCGACAGCAAGctccctgcccttctccagcACCCTCCTGGTAGGGTGGCCGAGCCACTGCTGAAGCTTCCCCTCTGGCACCTCATGGCATAGACCTGCCTACTCATGGTGACTCAAGAGGAGTGAGTGACACCAAGAAGGTGGGAAGGAGGTGTCTCGGTGTTTCCCTGCTGGGGTGCGGAGGGCTCCCCTTATATAGTTCCTGGAGTTGGCAGCTGGCCAAGGACAGGTTCCTGGGTTTGGCTCCCCTGAAGCTGAAAgtgacaagaaaataaataacactaTCTGCTTGGGAACAGTATGTCAAATAATGATTGCTTAGTTAGCAGGGTTTTCTAATTATTACTTATCTATCAACTATCTGCTGACCTAGGCACTGTGAAGTGTGTGTGATCCCACCCAAAGCTGTCAGATAGGGTGTTTGCTGAGACTGTTGGGGTTTCAACACTTACAGTTTCTGCCGGAGCGGTATTGAAACTCAAGATACATCTCCTTGAAGCTTTAGGACAATGACGCTGATGAATTAGAAACTGATATCTAGAAAAAATGGCGATTCAAAGAGACCCACTCAATGGAATTTTCTATAGTTGGTGGGAATTGCTTCTGCCTCCCtgccaaacatttgtttttccccaaagaatAGAGAATAGTTAAATAAACTGTGTCTATCGATGCAATATTATACAGACGATAAAAATGGTGGTGACAGGGTTTATGCAAACATTGAATAATCAATATGAACGCTAAAacccaggcagagaaagaaggcTGGACGAGGACTGGAGATACAGTGTGAGCATagctatattctttttaaaaatgactaagcctaaatattttagaaaagtaggttaaaaaaatatatacatcaaaGTGTTAGTGTTAGTTGTTTCATGCAatggttgatttttaaattttccatctttctccttctccaagtTTAAAATAATGAGCAGGTAGTATTTTTATAATGGAAGCGTCCAGCCCTGTGAGGCTGCAGACTCCTCTGCAGGCAGCCGAGAAAGCCCCTCTAGAAAACACTCAGGCAGGCCAAGGACCCTGATCCCTTCTTTTGGTCACTCCATAACTATGAGGGCAGCTGACGGAAGGAATATTCTGGACTCAAGCTCCTCTCACTAGCTGTCACCTAGACCAGGAAAATGTAGATCACCACACTGACTAGGGTCCCATCTTGGGCCTTTAAttctcctcttctgcctgaaACTGCAGGCCCGGCACAGGTCATCTTGCACACCTGCATGTGCACACTTGCACTGGCAGGGCTCAGCAACCTCTCTCAGTTGGTCTCCTTCTCTGGACCCCAGGGAGAAGCTGAGATGTCTCCCCCACCCTATAATCATGTACCCTCCCTGCTCAGACAGGCCTCAGTAGCCGTCCCCACCCATTGTATGTCACCCCTAATCCCGTCACCAGGAGGAGATCCAGCTAAAGGAAGAGAACAGCCTGGGGTATAGTGGAAATGATGTGGGGTGTAAGATCAGAGCCTTGATTTTTCATTCTAGCTCCACTACTTCCTAGTCTtgtcatctgtcaaatggggtgATAATGACACGTCCTTACTACTTAACCAGAGTTATAGAAACTGTCCAAGAGAATGACAGGAAATGTTAGCTTTTACCTTTGACATTTGACAAAGCTA
This DNA window, taken from Equus przewalskii isolate Varuska chromosome 5, EquPr2, whole genome shotgun sequence, encodes the following:
- the LOC103558892 gene encoding keratin, type II cytoskeletal 2 epidermal-like encodes the protein MSRQVYAMRCQRGSFSSGSATLPGGCWRRAGSLLSVRKSSGGCHGSARPGGYSSRSLISLGGSKSISTRVAGGLGPGGSLGSFRGACLGRGSLCGVGFGLGGGFGGLGSAGPAVCPRGIQEVVTNQSLLEPLDVKIDPEAQEVKQQEREQIKELNNKFASFIDEVRFLEQQNQVLQTKWELLQQLDVSIRTPSLQPVLEGYIGNLRRQMDKFMAEKTRQEAELKTIQDSVEEYQKKYKAEINSRTNAENDFVVLKKDVDSAYVVKVDLSAKVDALQQEIEFLQVLYAAELAEAQQAVSTTNVVLSMDNNRHLDPDSILSEVKAQYKEITQRSKAEAEALYQTKYQDLQVIAGRKSDDLQVMKMEVSELNRAIQRLQAEIANLKKQSAALQDAILQAEWKGEVALKDAQDKLAEVEAALQQAKGELARLLRDYQALLGAKLSLDVEIATYHKLLEGEESRLSGEVTNSVSYAVTSSTVSISRATSTSRATTFGFSSGDRASSRGGSALREPGVASASASRAAGSAGASGSSQGSGPQVANSGDSDAGVGNEESGSTRNQGSSSGHRNL